A stretch of DNA from Electrophorus electricus isolate fEleEle1 chromosome 18, fEleEle1.pri, whole genome shotgun sequence:
CTCCACTGTGGAATGAATTTGACTAGACTATCTGAGTACCTCTTTATCCACACCCTGAACATGAGTGCCTAGTCTCTTATCAATACAACAGTGATGACGAGATCTTTACCTTAACCCCAAGCTGCTGTCTTCTGCCAGCATCTCGAAGGCTTTGAGAACAGAGCTGTGCAGAAAGGGCCCAGGAAGAGTGTGTCAGTGTCGAGCTCTACGTTTAGGGTCCAGAGTCCTGCCCTCAATGGCCCCTACAGGTCACATGCCACATTGAGTGGTGGCCACCGATCTTTATGCTGGGCAGAGCTCCCCACTTCACTATTTCAACCAAGCCAGTCTAAAAATACCAGAGCCGCACGGCATTCCACGAGCAGACATCAGACGAAGGGAGACGTGCGCAGGCCAGcgtggaaaacacacacacacacacaaacacctcactgGGTAGGAGTATGACACACAAGCTGAGCATAGCTTCTCTAACCTCAAACCGTGCCTTTACAACATTCAAATATTATCTTATACGGCTTCCATTTTATTGTGCTGTGTTTACTAATGGGTTGTGCATCATAATCATGGCAGAAAACTATTTGTCTATGTTACAAGTAGCCTTAATTTAGACTGGCTAAAGGTGCCTTATAGGATTATTGTGTGATGTTCTTTTAGATGGAATAAATGTGTAAGCTCTGTGCTATTATAGCTATTGCACAGCTGCTGTATCGGTTTATAGTATGATTACATAAAATGTTGATCAGGAAAATTCTAAAGTGTCCAAAGCATGTTGCCATGACCCAACATGCATCTTAACACAGTGACACAACATGTGTCTTAACTAAGTGAGTAGGACAGAGCCTGACATAAGCTGGTCAAATGACTACGACACGAGGTATGGGTGATGTGACCATGAGCAAGCAGACGATGTCAGTCATGTACCGCTCTCTCAGCTCCCCACGAATAAGAGGCCACATTATTCTGGCACACCCCTTGCTGATTAGTGTCAATATATCGGATTGGGGGAACTGGTGGGCAAGTTGAAAACATGCCCTCCAATGAGGTCATCAGAGAAGTGTGAGTAGCTCCTGGagcacagaaacagcagtgtCATCTTATCcatcacatacaccacacacatacaggcagtgGGGAAAAGATGGTGATGGGAGAATGACACCAAACTCAAGTTTCCCAACACCACAGATGACACCTGGGATTCtggaacaaacaacacaaacaaccaGCCACAACTCCCaatagcaagaaatattgtcGGAAACAGCTATTACGATTACTATAATGATGTGGCAAGCTTGTCATCAAGAAATAAAGTTTACCACACAAATTAATACACTGTTTAAATATGTGCATTGCATGTGAATACTGGGACCTTGAAGGTTTCTGAGGTGTAAATATCccccaaaaagaaaacaaaaacaaactgacaaaaaaaacaaaccctcccCCTCTTCCACATGGAGCATTATGTGAAACGGTGACTGCTAGCAAAGCTCCAGCTCACCCCGTCGTAACACTGAACACAGGCCCGAGTGTGTGCGTGGCGTGTAGGACGGGTGCTGGCCTGCCATCACGGATAGGTTGAGGCAAAGCGGCAGCTGTGTGGGGGGCTATCTTGGCTTTAGCGAGACCCTGCCCCACACAAAGCGGGGATTACTGCATTCCCGCCCCCGCACTGGGGCACAATGGTGGCATTGGAATTGTTTTCACTACGACCGCATAAACAATGCGAGGGCCAGGAGACTAGATCAAAAATAACAGGGAACCGATAATTACTTGAGCCATTAACACGTACCTTAACGATCTTAAGCATTTTTACGCAATGTGCCCGTACAAGCTGATTAGAAACAAATACGGACAGCCTGGATGTTTGATCATTCATGCTCGCTCACTAATAGGACAAGTACGGTATGAGCTCAGTTATATCGTTGGCATGCAAAATCTGTGGAAGCACAGGGTGGTGTTGTAATGTGAAGACAGGGAGTAGCCGCTGTCCAGATATTTAAACAGCACGATTACGGTTACAAACGTAATGGCACCATTTCAGAGCTTATGAATTGCTGCATGTTTTCAATAACGTATGAAGCACCCTCTAGTGGTTAACTTGCACATATCCGAGCTGGATAAAGAGGAAAAACGGGCCAAGCTGGTAAAGTAATGTAAACTAAAAACTTGATTGCATGAGAGATTAAGTTTAAACATACCTGCTAGTCATACCTCTCCATAAATGTGCCCCtatgaaaaaaaggaacaaaacttAAATCACAGGTCAACCAATCTGTCggttttatttaatatgtaaatatatttaatgcattAATAACACACAATCAATGGAGCAAAGAATACAACACCAATCTATGAAAATCATAACTAAAATAGattattatagtaataatgtatataaatgtataatattttacACGGTACAAATCCATGTTTTTCAGATTATTGTAGTTGAGCTAATCCATCCAAATGTGAtgtaacacactccacaatgtACATATATGGGCTGGAAAATACCCAAGGCATGATGAAATTACATGACAATCTACTAACTTTGATACATTCCGCTTGTAGATGATTTGTCAAGTGAGACTACAGCTACACACACGTCTATACATGTGGTCATACATGCCCTCATCTTGATATTAGAACTGCCCTTATGTCTTAAATAACGATCCTTACCTCTTGACCTGGAAAGTGCCATGGCCTTTGCCCCTTGTATCAACAGCAAGAGAGCCAGGCACAAGCAGAGAAGGCAAACTGTCCTACAGGCACTAAGGGAAACAAACCTGGATTTGGAGGGAGACAGACTCCATTTTGCTATTTGACTCAACAGACAGAGAGCGGTCTCACACCTCTACTATAAACCATCATCTGCGGACAACCTCAGGTTCCCTATGGCGAAAACTCTCCCGGATCGCTGGTGGAAAACCAGAAGTCACAGACTATTTTACATGAGCTACAAATGCATTGTTTAATCTTAGAGGTTCTGTTCAAAGCCTGTCTAACAGTAGCCGGGAAGGAAACGTCAGCTaggaaaacaaattaactgtACACATTACCGTCATGCCTGCTTCTTTTACGTTTATTAGGTCAGCGCACAACCTATATGACCTAGGCTACAAATAAAGTTTGGAACCATAATTACTGGCGTGCAACTTCATACAGACATCCCGATGAATTTGAAATACGGGGATTAGCGCATATTCTAGAGACAATAATAATGCAACTCGCATATCAAAGAAGGGCGAAAAAAATACGCCGCGTCATGTCTCTCACCAGAACACAGTATTTGTTGCTGCGAAGAGTGCAGACGTCTTCAGCGGCCTTTTCCAGTTAATCATCTTTTCTACGCGACGCAGCAGAGAGGCGACTAAAGGCAGCCCAGCACCGCCAGCCTGCTCTTCTTTTTCTGCCATCGCGCCACCTGAGTTCTCCACCCGGGGACAACGCATCCCTGCAGCCGTCTCCGACCGCCCCGCCTCTGGGGCATCCGCGATGCTGGCCATAGACACCGACGGGGTGCAAGTCGCGATTCCGCACGTTCGACGCCAGCTGCTGtcggttttgttgttgttctgtcGCTGACGTCATGCAGAGCCTGTCAGAGTTGATCTTGGGAACTGTTACGTCATCGCTCCCTGGCTGCCCTGCAGGCGTTACCTGCTACGGAGCAGACTACCAATTAGCAGATCCCATGAGCAACAATTAATTACCCATGTACAACAATGCTTTGACAATTGACAATACAATATTTCAGTACTGCCATTTTGCGTTTAACAGATTGCTGCAGGAAACCAAGGGCTAAATAACCCGTACTCCACggattaatatttaaattgatAACCAGGATTTTGTAGAgctgtttattgcattttctgACTGCTAAATGTGTATTTAGGAGCTTCATTTTCAGGGCTACTGCTTTCCATTTATCCTCTAGATCTGAGGATCACATCACATACAGGTATGACTGCAATCACACGGTCTAATATGATCACATGTGGAAGAATCTGAACATTAGCTGTCTAACAGAGGTTGAGTGTGACAGAGTCAGTGCAGGACACAGTggcagagagggacacagaggcagagcaggTCGCAGAGGCACAGCGggacacagaggcagagcaggTCGCAGAGGCACAGCGGGACACAGGCAGAGCTAGACAAAGAAGCAGatgcaaaacacatattttgCTGTGCATTCCGTGGACACTAATGTATTGGTTGAATATCAAGAGCTTTTTCAAAGCAGAATCCTAATCCAAATAGGCTACTCAAAAGTAAATtataaaaaacaacttttacaCTGTTATATTTAAACATCTAGGCTCTtctattaaattaaattatacattGTCAGTTCAAAAGGAATGGAAGCCTGTTGTCGGTTTTAACACTGTACTAGAAAGGGATATACAGACAGTAATTGGACTGGATTTTGCTGGCAACAAAAGACCTAGCTGGAAAATTCCGGCCATTGTTTTACAGTGCCCGGTTTGTTTCTGCTGCGTCACTAGTACTGTGTTAACAGCTATGTTTGCTGTGATGGCCTTTCCCCACTCTTCCACACAGAGTGTGAAATAGTGTCCCGCACGAAGCAGTCCGGCACACCATTGTCTCTACTCTGTCCCAGCCCTGTATGGCAGTTGCCGTGGAGACCAGCTATGGTGCAGCTGACGTCCATGTTCCTGCACGGGTCCTGCTATTAGTAACCCTTGCGGGAGCGCTGAGCGAAGTGGCTTGCGATGGACCAGCCACTGGAGGAAGCAGCAGACGACTTTGGCATGGAGAAACTGGAGTGTAAAATCTGCTACTGTGCTTACAGCAAGTCAGGCTGGCAGCCCGAAGTTCTTGAGTGTCACCACCACCTCTGTGCCAAGTGCTTGGCCAAGATAATTGACCTGAGTGAGTCCTCCCCACGTGCTGTGGTCTGTCCTTTCTGCCGCTATGTTACAAACCTTCCAGCTTGTAGGAAGCCTGCCAACCACTACAACATGTGGATGGAGCTGTCCACCCAGAGCTGTCATCTACATGAGAGCCAACTGGAGATCCTACACACCCCTGGGCAAGCGATGGCTGACTTCACATCCACCTCCCCTTTCTCTGCACAGTCCAATAACATGATAATCACCACTGTGCATCCACCACAGGACCCTGCTGTATTCGTTTCCAGAGATCGACGCTCCTCCAACCTAGACTACGTCGTCTCGTTCACATGGCCCTGGATGGTGTGGCGTGGCATGGCCATGCTGTATCAGACCTTAGGCTGGGCCCTGGTGTGGCTAGTAGGGTTGCTTCACTTTGGCTACCTGCCCCTGGGTGTCTACATGCTCATCATACAGGAGACCACGTGGGGCATGTTACTCGTCTGCCTCGTCCCTGTCAGTCTGTTCCTAAGCATGCTGTACGGGATCTGCCACTGCATGTGCCATGAGTTCTGGAACTGTGTGTTGCCTTAGCAACCATAGAGAGACCATTTGCCAAAAGGATACACAAGTGGGAAATTCCAGCACTGTTTGGATGTGCCAGCAGTATGACAAGTTTGTGGAAACTTATGAACACAAGGGATGGTTTCTGAAATATCATTCTAGGTGTTTATATAAAAAGAAGAATGTACATAAATGTACTGAGGACAAAAGCAATAAATGTTGTCattaaatgattcattattaacataaataataatttttaaaaagccagttCATCTCtagaatgtatatttttatttagttgataaatgcagcagtgttttgtgtattttagtttctCTGTGATTATTTTGCTTGCcagaaaaatgaacacatgCCAGTGTAAATGATTTAGTCAGTGGTTTTGCTTAATGTACACTGTTTGTCCAAAATACAACTGTATATTTTAGTGAGAAAGGGATATGCTGGTCCTAGATCAGTTAGGTAAAGCAGTGCTTAACTTAGCAGGCTAGCCTGAAAGTTACACACGTCACCACATCATCATGTGCCATGTGTTTGGCAAATAGCCTGCAAACATGCTTTACTTTCTTGAATTAAGTATGTACTAAAAATAAGAGTAGTCTGGGAGTTTTATTTACTCACTGAACTGTGATGTCGGTTACAGCTGCTGCAAGCAAAGGACATATTTACTGACATGAAATCAGTTTTGATTAgcaaattgtaaaataaataaataaatgaacctCATGGAAATAAAATAGTTACATTATGTAAATGGGGTGGAAGAATTATGATGAACTCTCTGGATTTCAACAAtgtttataaaaacatttttggaattaGGTTTAGCCCATTATTTCagtaatttattaaatgtattcataGGGGGCATCACATTGTAACATCTGAATCAACtgtgaaaaaataatttcatgtaAGCCTAACCAAGCTgatgtacatttttaatcacaAAAGAAAGCCTTCTGAcagtaaaataaagaataaagactttctctctctccccgagTTAACACTACCAGGTTCTGATCTGCttagaaaaactaaaaacattcccaaaataaacatgtaatttTAAATCCATTTCCATGTAAAACGACATTACACAACATGAAAAGAGGACATATGGATAGGTTGTGTCTTCATGTATCAGGTCCTCCAGAAGTGTGACTGGACTCTGCTACAGCCAATCACATTAGAGGATCTCTcaccaacaacaaacaaaagatcgGGCTAACGTCTATTGCGCTCTGTCGATGTCTTATTTCGGATTATATTATCCGATTAGCCACATATATGTTGTTTTAGATTTCAAGATTTAACTTCTGGATTTGATTTCGTAGCCTTTGTGCATCGACATCCTGGCATAGTTAACATCAAGTAGCTCCTACGCGTTGCTAGCCCAGTCAGGGAGCTATTTGTGGGCTAGCTCCTTGGGCTAGCGAGCTAAAAAAGCAAAGACACCTTACTATTTTGTGTCTTGTGGATCCTGACATTACATATAAATAACAGCTGGATATTAGTAGATAGCTATCCAGCTAAAGGTAGCTGGTAAGCTGTTTGTATTGAAGGAATCTCATCGCAATGTCAGGGCCGTCGTCGGGCTGTGGGTTTCTGATGTCAGTTGTTGTTCACGGGGACTTGGCTCTAAACGAGCAGGAAAAAGAGCTAAACCAGCGGCTTAGACGCCTTTACCCGGCCGTCAACGAACAAGAAACTCCACTGCCGAGATCTTGGAGTCCAAAGGACAAATTCAGCTACATCGGCCTCTCTCAGAACAATCTTCGAGTACATTATAAAGGTAACTTAACCTACAGTGTATCAACAAGAAAGCTAACCTAGATAACCGACCTAGTTGCTATCCAGCTTTTATGTGACAGGCTAGTTGAtaaaatggtaataataataataataaataacaataacgTTTTCAAACTAACGCTGTTCAGCTAGTGTTGCTTGCTAGGTAGCTACACAAATAGTTTGCCTGTTAATTGGCTAGTACTAGCTAAGCTatggttagctagttagctacctgGCTAATTAGTCAGTCGAAGTAACCTAAAACAGTCGTAATGCCATGAcaattagctaggttagctaacttaaTCGGATATTTGGATAAGGAATTACAGTACCTGAAAATAGGATTGGCTTACATGTCTGACAGCATTGTCATGGCTAAGCTAAGCTAGGTATGACATTTACAACGTTTGCTTTCTGGTGTGGTTTAGCTTCTCTGACTGTTAAAATAGCTAGCCAAATGGCTAGCTGACTAGTCTGTCAGCTCCGTCATGTGTTTAATTTGACGATGTGAACATTTAAGATGCCTACGACAGCTCTTTCTTGCTGGACCGGAGTTTCAGAGCTGGCCATCTAGCTGGAAAATTGGCCAACTACTAAAACTATTCAATGAAGTCCGGaagtaactagctagctagcttcttTGTGGTcttttagctagctggctaaacCAGTAGCTAGTTACGTTTCATTACTTTGCTTGACCTAAGAATTCGTTATCTAGATATTTATATACCCGATGAAAACGAGATTGTCGGAGTCCACAGTCAACAGTGGTCATTCTGTAAACATATGCCATCGCTAACTGATTGAACACAGTGGCAAACCAGCCTGCTGAACACGGCATAGTTAGCTTGCTGATGTTGCTTGTGTGCTGACAGGATGAAGCAGACTTCTGCAAATATGGTGCTGCTTTTGTGGGCCCTGTCGTATCAAAGGCGTTAGCTGGTGTCACACCAGCAAGGTAGTTAGCTGACTAGCTGAACGAGTTCTTATGAACTTAGCTGCTACACTTGCTCAAGGGTCATATTGGTTGCATCCGTCTTGTTACAGACAGGCCTCAAATCATGTTTACTCAGTTTTAGCTGCTCACTAGATACCCAGTACCTCGAATAATGGCTTGTTCATTAGCTATTATTGGCAGGACTTTTGTATTTATCTGATGGTTAACATGGTTTCAAGATTCCATTGTTGAGCATTAATACTTTGGTTACAAGCTACTGTTAAATTTACGGTTTTAATGCTGATTTGGTAATTCTAGGTGGTTGACCTTTGGGTTTATGTTTGCCATTTGGTAAATGAAACCCTATTGTTGGAAGCCGGGCAACCTAAAATAACTGAAGATTTAGGGACTTGCACAGCAAGGACATTATCTtggtaaacattttattggcaTGGAGAAACACTGCAAGGTTAGGGGTCTTTAAACAATTCATGGTAGTCTAATTAGATTTATCGCTACAAAAATACTGCTAAAATGTTATGCCAATGGGTAATATGATTaagatgttttaattttaaaaaaaatgtatttttttttaaaacagcttgGCTACTTTTTGTGCCCCTTCCCCCCCTTGATATCTAACCTCTCCCTGACAACCTTATAAGATGTTTTACACTCAGTTAAGGATACATTTTATGCCAGCATTTTTAATTTCCTGTATGTAAGCATAAATACACTGATAATAAAccacacaagaaaaataaacacatccTTACTTCTTTTTCAGACCTTCCAATATTTAAGTAATATTCATATAGTGATTTTAAACAATTAGATCTTCCATTAAGGAATAAAATCCTTGTCCAGGGGTGTTGTAGGtatgtttctttctctgattgTTAGGTCACGGAAAGACCCCTAAAGATGCAGCGTCTGTTCGTGCAACACACCCTATTCCTGCAGCCTGTGGGGTCTACTACTTTGAGGTGAAAATCATCAGTAAAGGAAGAGATGGGTAAGAAATAAtggtattatatattatataatttgtCTAGTGCAGTGCAGATTTGTACAgtgattattgttgttttaccaTTCGTGCCTGTATAATTGTCTTTTTGTAAATTGTCAGGTACATGGGAATTGGTCTCTCAGCCCAGGGGGTCAACATGAACAGACTTCCAGGTAAAACAGAATTCTCATATCGAGTGCTTTTGATTCATTGAAGGAgatattgttttctttgtctgtttaaaaCATGTGCACTTGGGCAATGACACACAACTCAGAAGTGTGGTTATTCTTTTAAATGGAAGTTGGTGAGAGCCATGCTGCACTCTCCCTTAGAATGCTATTAATTCAGCTTTTGTGTACTAACCTGTTGCATGTGTAATACTCTGATGGTGAGTTAATGCCCTGTTTTTGGTGTTCTTACTGTATTATTTAATCAGTTGTGCCTTCCATTGTCCATAATTGAAATCTCtgtgaattctttttttttgtataaaaaatgtaaatgttatttacatCTATTTAAACAGTAGACTCATTTCTTGAAATAGAAGTACTAGTGTTCAGATTCTGTGGTTGCTTTCACATATGGTCTGACCTACCTGTTACCTACTTGTTTTGGGACCttgctttaaaaagaaaatgtgaaattcaGTTGAAACCTGGCACTTGACAAAAATGTAGTATTGACACATGATGGCTTGGGAGGTGTGAAACCTTTTCCTGGtatggaaagaaaaacagcaggaaaACCTTGGAATGTTTTCCTTGCTTCCTTGAGCTGAAAATTCTATGCATTGTAAAACAGAAGGGTGTTTTGTATGGTCTGTGCAGCGTACGCAAAGACACAGTTTCGGTGTGAAAGTGTCCTAGATGGTGGTGTTTGGTTTTCATCCACTGTTAGTTATgcctttttcagttttttagcAGGCATTATAAGAATTTAGGTTGTAAGGTAATCTTGCATTAGCTGTTTAGAaatgtgtgttaatatatttataatatgtcCCGTGGGTCCAGAGCCCTTTCAGCATGTTCAAGACCTTTGTGTTTACTGAATAccaataagaaaaaaatcagtAGCCTGATTGTCTCTGCTTAAGGCCTGAATACTATAGCTCAAAGTTGTGTGTATTCCATTGGTAAGCCCCACATTGGATGTCCCTCTGTGGTTCATACTGCTGAAAACATTGTGCCTATATGGGTGTGTCCATTGGAGCAACATTTCCCTGTGTTGAAGTGAGAGTCGTGTGTGAGGATCGTATGTTCAGATGGGAGCTACTTGCCACATCGTGGTGACACCCAGTCACTTTTCTACAATCACAGGACGCAGGGTGGGTCCCCTGCAGCCTGTCTGAGAGATAAGAGCTTGCGCCGCACGACCCTGAGGCCTCGTTTCTGCTCGCTCTTCGCTGAAGTTCCCTGAACGCTAAAGTATCTGTCTGTTACCCTATCCTTCTAGGCTGGGACAAACACTCGTATGGTTACCACGGCGACGACGGGCACTCTTTCTGCTCCTCGGGCACGGGGCAGCCCTACGGGCCCACATTCACGACAGGCGACGTGATTGGCTGCTGCGTCAACCTCATCAACAACACCTGCTTCTACACAAAGAATGGCCACAGTCTAGGTTAGAAACACAACAGTCTGTATGACGCACAGCTTTGGCACTGCCTTCGAGTCTGAGCGCTGACCTTAGACGCACACTGTTGCTTTTTCCTCGCCGAGTATTGTGttccctctttcttcctgtAATTATAGACCTACCTCACTGACATGCCTGAACTATCTGccatacaaaaaataatttcaaattttGCATTCAAAAACATACAGTGAATTAGAAGTATATGTTCTAGAGTAAAGGGCTTCTTCAGTAAACTTGTCTTTAATCTGGGATTCATCCCCAACCTAAAtctacaaaaataattaataggAGAGTGCAAAGCTAATTCTGGCAGAAAGGAAACCTTTGGCTAATATTTAATGAGTGTATCgtgcttttttttaacttgCAAAAAAGACTTTAGTTGGATCTTATTGCTGTAAATTCGTTCTGAGGGCTATTTTGTTGGATTATTTGAAAGTGTTATTACATCTTAATAATATTATCTGATTCATATGACAGCGATAATTGTTAAATGCATGTAGAAGTAAGTGTATTAATATGTTATTCTTTTTTCCAGGTATAGCTTTTACCGA
This window harbors:
- the rnf182 gene encoding E3 ubiquitin-protein ligase RNF182 produces the protein MDQPLEEAADDFGMEKLECKICYCAYSKSGWQPEVLECHHHLCAKCLAKIIDLSESSPRAVVCPFCRYVTNLPACRKPANHYNMWMELSTQSCHLHESQLEILHTPGQAMADFTSTSPFSAQSNNMIITTVHPPQDPAVFVSRDRRSSNLDYVVSFTWPWMVWRGMAMLYQTLGWALVWLVGLLHFGYLPLGVYMLIIQETTWGMLLVCLVPVSLFLSMLYGICHCMCHEFWNCVLP